CCGCTCGTCGCGCGTCACGCCCGAGAGCGAAACCTTCTTGCATCGGCGCCCGAAGCGCTTTTTGCCGACCCCGCGCAGCTCTCCCAACTTGCTCTCACGGCCGAAGATCACGCGATAGCGGGGAAGATGGAGCTTTTTCCTCGCGGGCAGCTCGATCAAGATCTCCAGCAAGTCGATTTGCGTGAAAAGAACAGTTGGCGTCTTACGCTGGCCGAAGTTCCAACCGTGGAGCTGCTCGAAGTGTATCTGGTCAACGCGGTTGCGCCGTTTGTCATGTCCAGCAAATTGAAGAATTTGATGACGCGCGAGCCGTCCCGGGACAAACACATCGTCAATGTTTCGGCGGTCGAGGGACAGTTTTACCGGGACCACAAGACGGACAAACACCCGCATACGAACATGGCCAAAGCGGCGCTCAACATGCTCACGCGCACGTCTGCCCAGGATTATGTAAAGGACGGCATCCACATGAACAGCGTGGACACCGGATGGGTGACGGATGAAGACCCCATCGCAATCGCGACGAGAAAACAAGCCGAACACGGTTTTCATCCGCCGCTCGACATCGTCGACGGTGCGGCGCGCATATGCGATCCGATATTTTCGGGATTCGCGACGGGTACGCATCCGTTCGGGCAGTTTTTCAAAGACTACAAGCCAACGCCTTGGTAACGCGGCGAAGATCAATGCGTGCCCATTGATGTCCGGCTCGTCCGCCCCCACGGGCACATTGACGTTTCAAGCGGCGAAAAATTGCCCGACGAAAGAAATGTCATTGACGAAAGCTCGCCGATGCGTTTTGCTTCCTATGTCGCTATTTGTTATCCCGCTCGGCGACAAAGCCCCGGCAGGCTCATGGTGAGTCGCCGGGGCTTTTTTTGTCGAGTTTGGCCGACCAAACCCACCCTAAATTTCAAATTCGAGCGGGTATTCCTCGTCGTTACCGTTGCCTTCGATCACGCGCAAATCCGGCGGTTTGACGCCCACGCGTGAACGTTGTGGGATGCTCTTCGTCAAGAACACCGATCCGCCGACCACGCTGCCCCGACCCACCACGGTTTGTCCTCCTAGAACCGTAGCGTTTGCATAAAGCGTCACCGATTCTTCGACCGTCGGGTGTCGCTTCGCGTTTCGAATGATGCGCCCGCGCTCGTCTTTCGGATGCGAAATCGCGCCCAGCGTCACACCTTGATACATCTTCACGTTCGGCCCGATATCGCACGTCTCGCCGACCACCACGCCCGTTGCGTGGTCGATGAAAAAGCTCCGGCCAATATGCGATCCGGGATGGATGTCCGCACCGCTCCGCGAATGCGCCCATTCGCTCATGATGCGCGGCATGAGCGGCACTTCGAGTTTGTACAGCTCGTGGGCTACGCGATGCACCGTCACGGCCAATAGACCCGGATACGCGAGGATGATTTCGTCGATGCTCGCGGCGGCCGGATCTCCGTCGTACGCCGCTTGGACGTCCTGCAAAAGCGTGTCGCGAATGGCAGGAAGCCGCTCGAGGAGCTCGGACGCCAGCTTGCGGCTGTGTTCACAACGCGGACCGAGCTTTCGATCGTCCCGACCCATCTCGTTCGACCAACAAAGACACTCTTCGATTTGCGTGGCGAGCTTCTCGCGAAGCGTCGAGACGAGCGTCACCACGTGATACTCGAGATTGCCTTTCGTGAGGTCCTGCCGGCCGTAGTAGCCCGGGTAAAACACCTGGAAGAGAAGCTCGATGATCTCGAAAATCTCTTCGCGCGACGGCAAGAATTTCTTGCCAATGTGATGACCTCGCGGGTCGTTCGCGTAGCTTGCGAGCAGCCCTGACACGACCGTGTCGAGGCCCTTTTCCATCTTGTCGGACATGGCGTTGGAGTTGTGTTTGTCTCGTCAAACAGACGCAGTGGCCTTCTCGACGCCCTCGAACATTCCTTCGAAGAGCACGGTCGTCAGATACCGTTCGCCCGCATCGGGTAGCACCGCCACGATCGTCTTGCCAGAAAACGCCTCGTCGAATGCGAGACGCAGCGCGACGGTGATCGCGGCCCCACACGAGATGCCGCTCAGAATGCCTTCTTCGCGTGCCAGCCGCCGAGCCATCGCGACCGCTTCGTCGTTCGTCACTTGCTCGACGCGATCGACGAGAGAAAGATCCAGGTTCTTCGGGACGAACCCAGCTCCAATCCCCTGAATTTTGTGCGGTCCCGGCTTCAATTCTTCACCTCGCAGCGTCTGCGTGATGACCGGTGAATGCGAAGGCTCCACGGCTACGCTCATGATCGCCTTGCCCATCGTTTTTTTGATGTATCGCGACGCGCCCGTGATCGTGCCGCCCGTGCCCACGCCCGATACGAGCACGTCGATGCCGCCATCGGTGTCGTTCCACAATTCCGGTCCAGTCGTCGTTTCGTGAATGGCCGGGTTGGCCGGGTTTTCGAACTGCCGCATGAGCACGTAACGATCCGGTTCTGCCCCAGCCAATTCTTCCGCGCGAGCAATGGCGCCTTTCATTCCAAGCGCCCCGGGCGTAAGGACCAATTCGGCGCCGAGCGCCACCAGCACTTTGCGACGTTCGATGCTCATGGTTTCGGGCATCGTCAGCACGCATCGATAACCTCGAGACGCCGCGGCAAATGCAAGCGCAATGCCCGTATTGCCGCTCGTCGCTTCGACGATGGCCTTTCCGGGACCGAGGGCGCCGCGTTCTTCG
The nucleotide sequence above comes from Polyangiaceae bacterium. Encoded proteins:
- the cysK gene encoding cysteine synthase A; protein product: MARIFEDNSRSIGGTPLVRINRLTRGAHATVLGKVEGRNPAYSVKCRIGAAMVWDAEERGALGPGKAIVEATSGNTGIALAFAAASRGYRCVLTMPETMSIERRKVLVALGAELVLTPGALGMKGAIARAEELAGAEPDRYVLMRQFENPANPAIHETTTGPELWNDTDGGIDVLVSGVGTGGTITGASRYIKKTMGKAIMSVAVEPSHSPVITQTLRGEELKPGPHKIQGIGAGFVPKNLDLSLVDRVEQVTNDEAVAMARRLAREEGILSGISCGAAITVALRLAFDEAFSGKTIVAVLPDAGERYLTTVLFEGMFEGVEKATASV
- a CDS encoding serine acetyltransferase codes for the protein MSDKMEKGLDTVVSGLLASYANDPRGHHIGKKFLPSREEIFEIIELLFQVFYPGYYGRQDLTKGNLEYHVVTLVSTLREKLATQIEECLCWSNEMGRDDRKLGPRCEHSRKLASELLERLPAIRDTLLQDVQAAYDGDPAAASIDEIILAYPGLLAVTVHRVAHELYKLEVPLMPRIMSEWAHSRSGADIHPGSHIGRSFFIDHATGVVVGETCDIGPNVKMYQGVTLGAISHPKDERGRIIRNAKRHPTVEESVTLYANATVLGGQTVVGRGSVVGGSVFLTKSIPQRSRVGVKPPDLRVIEGNGNDEEYPLEFEI